One genomic segment of Candidatus Hydrogenedens sp. includes these proteins:
- a CDS encoding 30S ribosomal protein THX, with product MGKGDRRTKRGKIWRGSYGKTRPKKVSKKTDK from the coding sequence ATGGGTAAAGGTGACCGTAGAACGAAACGCGGTAAGATTTGGCGTGGCTCTTATGGAAAGACGCGTCCAAAGAAAGTGAGTAAAAAGACAGACAAATAA